GCCCCAGATGCAATTAAATTTATACAGAAGCAGCACTCCATCAACTTCGCCGCCCAGTCCAGGAAAGTTAACAATAGTAGTTACAGAGATGCCTGTGATCAGCTGATGCCGAATTTCTTCCTCGACTTCCTTGCCATTTTAGGGAAGCCTAATAAAGCCGTCTCCAAAGCCACTAATAGCCATCCACTCTCTACCATTGGCATCTCTTTCAAGGATTGGGCGGCTCCTTACTCTAGTAAACATCTTAAGGCCGCCCTGTCCTTTAGCTTAACCGGACGCACATTTAAGATTGGAGCTGATGGTTTGGGCATGACGTGGTTTATTATCATTGCTCCTGATCCTA
This portion of the Trichoderma atroviride chromosome 6, complete sequence genome encodes:
- a CDS encoding uncharacterized protein (EggNog:ENOG41), with amino-acid sequence MPNFFLDFLAILGKPNKAVSKATNSHPLSTIGISFKDWAAPYSSKHLKAALSFSLTGRTFKIGADGLGMTWFIIIAPDPRGAVFSDDQRGEEEEEEEEEGSGSLG